From Solibacillus isronensis, the proteins below share one genomic window:
- a CDS encoding GNAT family N-acetyltransferase, which yields MKKVTLVPQALSYAKEIHRLSMAPEVKNALGLPTQSLEDTENFIINTLMEESEGKTISRLILNEEDQLIGITTLMFIDQSNKQCHIGSWIGVDYWGQGYNLASKIELLKIAFEYLHLEVVFAGARTVNLRSQKAQEKLPFISLNIEQQFPEEHLLLEKRQKQPCILNAVFKDDFLNYLYPTQKERKI from the coding sequence ATGAAAAAAGTAACATTAGTTCCACAAGCGCTTAGCTATGCGAAAGAAATCCATCGATTATCAATGGCGCCCGAAGTAAAGAATGCACTCGGGCTCCCTACACAATCTTTAGAGGATACGGAAAACTTTATTATTAATACACTAATGGAGGAATCTGAAGGGAAAACTATATCCCGTTTAATTTTGAATGAAGAGGACCAATTGATTGGTATTACGACACTGATGTTTATCGATCAGTCCAATAAGCAATGCCATATCGGAAGCTGGATTGGAGTCGATTATTGGGGACAAGGTTATAATCTGGCCTCTAAAATAGAACTATTGAAAATAGCATTTGAATACTTGCATCTTGAGGTAGTTTTTGCCGGTGCACGCACGGTCAATTTGCGTTCTCAAAAAGCACAGGAAAAACTCCCGTTCATATCTTTAAATATCGAACAGCAATTTCCCGAAGAACATTTGCTGCTGGAAAAAAGACAAAAGCAGCCGTGTATTTTAAATGCTGTTTTCAAGGACGACTTTCTCAACTATTTATATCCAACACAAAAAGAGCGGAAAATTTAG